In one Azospirillum sp. TSH100 genomic region, the following are encoded:
- the pcp gene encoding pyroglutamyl-peptidase I: MPTILLTGFEPFGGEPVNPSWEAVRQLDGWECRSHRVVARLMPCVFGAALGALEQAVAETEPVDLLAVGQAQSRAELSLERVAVNLDDARIPDNAGNRPVDAPVVAGGPAAYFASLPVKAIAVALRDAGIPAGLSHSAGSFVCNHLFYGACHLRAMRRPAMRVGFLHIPLAPEQAVRHPGMPSMAVDQVVAGLRIAVDTLLATAEDRHEVAGTLE, translated from the coding sequence ATGCCGACCATCCTGCTCACCGGCTTCGAGCCGTTCGGCGGCGAGCCTGTCAACCCCTCCTGGGAGGCGGTGCGGCAGCTGGACGGCTGGGAGTGCCGCAGCCACCGCGTCGTGGCAAGGCTGATGCCCTGCGTGTTCGGTGCTGCGCTCGGCGCGCTGGAGCAGGCGGTGGCGGAAACCGAGCCGGTGGATCTGCTGGCCGTCGGGCAGGCGCAGAGCCGGGCGGAGCTGTCTCTGGAGCGGGTGGCCGTCAACCTCGACGACGCCCGCATCCCCGACAATGCCGGCAACCGGCCGGTCGACGCGCCGGTGGTGGCCGGTGGCCCGGCCGCATATTTCGCCAGCCTGCCGGTGAAGGCGATCGCCGTCGCGTTGCGTGACGCCGGCATTCCCGCCGGCCTGTCGCACAGCGCCGGCAGCTTCGTCTGCAACCACCTGTTCTACGGTGCCTGCCATCTGCGGGCGATGCGGCGACCGGCGATGCGTGTCGGCTTCCTGCACATCCCGCTCGCGCCCGAACAGGCGGTCCGTCACCCCGGCATGCCATCGATGGCGGTCGATCAGGTGGTCGCCGGCCTGCGCATCGCCGTGGACACCCTGCTGGCGACCGCCGAGGACCGTCATGAGGTGGCCGGGACGCTGGAGTAG